From a single Lolium rigidum isolate FL_2022 chromosome 7, APGP_CSIRO_Lrig_0.1, whole genome shotgun sequence genomic region:
- the LOC124672348 gene encoding (R)-specific enoyl-CoA hydratase-like, which translates to MRLAVPLVRAVSTSASGSLKVGDALRSDRRRFTEGDVAAYAAVSGDRNPVHLDDAVARGAGGFSRGRVVHGMLAASLFPALIASRFPGAVYASQSLRFAAPVHVGDEAVAEVKALNIKISGGRHIVKFSTKCFTIGGDEDDDEEETLAIDGEAMAFLPTLQLSSQGIAD; encoded by the exons ATGCGTCTCGCCGTCCCGCTCGTCCGCGCGGTGTCGACCTCGGCCTCAGGGTCCCTGAAGGTGGGCGACGCGCTGCGCTCGGACCGGCGGCGGTTCACGGAGGGCGACGTGGCGGCGTACGCGGCGGTGAGCGGCGACCGGAACCCGGTGCACCTGGACGATGCTGTCGCCCGTGGGGCTGGCGGGTTCTCGCGCGGCCGCGTGGTCCACGGAATGCTCGCCGCCTCCCTCTTCCCCGCCCTCATCGCCTCCCGCTTC CCTGGAGCCGTGTACGCCAGCCAGTCGCTCAGGTTCGCGGCGCCGGTGCACGTCGGCGACGAGGCGGTCGCGGAGGTGAAGGCGCTCAACATCAAGATCAGCGGCGGAAGGCACAT CGTCAAGTTCTCCACCAAGTGCTTCACCATTGGTGGtgatgaagacgacgatgaggaggagacTCTCGCGATCGACGGCGAGGCCATGGCGTTCCTGCCCACGCTGCAGCTCAGCTCGCAGGGCATTGCTGACTGA